From a region of the Hyalangium minutum genome:
- a CDS encoding carboxypeptidase-like regulatory domain-containing protein has product MRKWLVIGAVCVLAVVGAAVFWLQPEPVTPLRVPASETAAARPLPDFQAVEVSSGEAEGLALTGRVLEPSGRPIPGAEVFLAASAQKTLTSVRCDECGLPLLSCPARESGIQSLAFFEHQHGFLTPRATVRTDAQGKFRFERLAGVSFSVWAKAAGFGVAMRERAAPGEPVELFLPALRTITGQVVDDGGQPIPNAHIYAVSRRTALPAEAVAGGEGLFTLDGLGEGPFYLVASAEGFLPTVEPQVEAGPQRVRLRLTPTRTLEVRVVRDGAPMAATVRLKADHLSRELRTQGEPARFTGLYPDEVVITAESGSLGSTPRTITLQERVTQVTMELEEAGKLLVTVVDDAGQPVPQPEVTLRTVTGEVIRREKGATGALVELGPIAIGDYLVHGHTEGFQDVELPVRVRSGETPVELEMTQATLISGQVIDEYGRPAPNVSVLVQPIGDTVLADADGHFVAQVPSPGLYELHAHHSEWGGGKVKVTAPASGVRLELEPAAAIEVTVTAEGRRVEGADVVLWVEQQGLFRSDRPSGPDGVVPMRGLPEGTYWMVASHPDYLPSDRKQVRVDGEQVVKVTAELKPGAMLSGDVMDEQGAPVSGATLTVMPRGAEPAASDARGHFEIRALRPERTYRVEARHPGYDQVDKADGTPGGPPVKVVLKRRPVFRGRVVADDGTPVKRYRLDEHDISTPDGRFEVSLPVAGEQVMVSVDAPGYEPMMVERPVAPDLGDLVLQRAPTLSGLVRDEGGAPVADAVVTCEVCDESVLSGPDGRFSIASPPYVVQYSVSARKGRLSATETLSRGNTSTLVLTLRPATRVSGTVYLPGGQPAPGYQLDGVNTERGDAVVVVTGPDGQYSVDMAPGSYRFMLGEDREFAGEPALLVRVEGPSMRLDFGAAPGSGSLTVTVKPERGKALWVVAGDSPPVNSPLELMRSRYAQMVYQPRSERVTLQGLPPGRYTVVWASFHAEAPEGPMVRTVEIPGAQEVSMVR; this is encoded by the coding sequence ATGCGGAAATGGCTCGTCATAGGGGCGGTGTGTGTCCTGGCGGTGGTGGGCGCGGCTGTGTTCTGGCTCCAGCCCGAGCCCGTGACGCCCTTGCGTGTTCCGGCATCGGAGACTGCCGCGGCGCGCCCCCTGCCGGACTTCCAGGCGGTGGAGGTGTCCTCTGGGGAGGCCGAGGGGCTGGCCCTCACGGGCCGTGTCTTGGAGCCCTCGGGGCGTCCCATCCCGGGCGCGGAGGTGTTCCTCGCGGCGAGCGCGCAGAAGACGCTCACCTCCGTGCGCTGTGACGAGTGCGGCTTGCCGCTGCTGTCCTGTCCGGCCCGTGAGAGTGGCATTCAGTCGCTGGCCTTCTTCGAGCACCAGCACGGCTTCCTTACCCCACGGGCCACCGTGCGCACGGACGCTCAGGGGAAGTTCCGCTTCGAGCGCTTGGCCGGAGTCTCCTTCTCGGTGTGGGCGAAGGCGGCGGGCTTCGGCGTGGCGATGCGCGAGCGCGCCGCCCCAGGCGAGCCGGTGGAGCTGTTCCTGCCCGCCCTGCGCACCATCACGGGGCAGGTGGTGGATGACGGCGGGCAGCCCATTCCGAACGCCCACATCTACGCAGTGTCTCGGCGCACGGCGCTGCCCGCCGAGGCGGTGGCGGGAGGCGAGGGCCTCTTCACGTTGGACGGGCTGGGCGAGGGGCCGTTCTACCTCGTGGCCAGCGCCGAGGGCTTCCTGCCCACGGTGGAGCCGCAGGTGGAGGCGGGTCCGCAGAGGGTGCGACTGCGGCTGACGCCGACGCGCACGCTCGAGGTGCGCGTGGTGCGCGATGGCGCACCCATGGCGGCCACCGTGAGGCTGAAGGCCGATCACCTGTCGCGCGAGCTGCGCACGCAGGGCGAGCCGGCTCGGTTCACCGGGCTCTACCCGGACGAGGTGGTCATCACCGCTGAGTCCGGGAGCCTGGGGTCGACGCCTCGCACCATCACCCTGCAGGAGCGCGTCACCCAGGTGACGATGGAACTGGAGGAGGCGGGCAAGCTGCTCGTCACGGTGGTGGATGACGCGGGCCAGCCCGTGCCCCAGCCCGAGGTGACGCTGCGCACCGTCACAGGCGAGGTGATCCGCCGGGAGAAGGGCGCCACGGGAGCGCTCGTGGAGCTGGGGCCCATCGCCATCGGAGACTACCTGGTGCACGGACACACCGAGGGCTTCCAGGACGTGGAGCTCCCCGTGCGCGTGCGGTCCGGAGAGACGCCCGTCGAGCTGGAGATGACGCAGGCGACGCTCATCTCCGGCCAGGTGATCGACGAGTACGGGCGGCCGGCGCCCAATGTCTCCGTGCTGGTGCAGCCCATTGGGGACACGGTGCTCGCGGACGCGGATGGGCACTTCGTGGCGCAGGTGCCCTCGCCGGGACTGTACGAGCTGCACGCGCACCACTCCGAGTGGGGCGGTGGCAAGGTGAAGGTGACGGCGCCCGCCTCGGGGGTGCGGCTGGAGCTGGAGCCGGCCGCGGCCATCGAGGTGACCGTCACCGCCGAGGGCCGCCGGGTGGAGGGCGCGGACGTGGTCCTCTGGGTGGAGCAGCAGGGGCTCTTCCGCAGCGATCGGCCCTCGGGGCCGGACGGCGTGGTGCCCATGCGAGGCTTGCCGGAGGGCACGTACTGGATGGTGGCCTCGCACCCGGATTACCTGCCCTCGGATCGGAAGCAGGTGAGGGTGGACGGGGAGCAGGTGGTGAAGGTCACCGCCGAGCTCAAGCCGGGGGCCATGCTCTCTGGGGACGTGATGGACGAGCAGGGAGCTCCCGTGAGTGGGGCCACCTTGACGGTGATGCCTCGGGGCGCGGAGCCCGCGGCGAGCGATGCACGCGGGCACTTCGAGATCCGCGCGCTGCGGCCGGAGCGCACCTACCGGGTGGAGGCACGCCACCCCGGCTACGATCAGGTGGACAAGGCCGATGGCACGCCGGGGGGGCCGCCGGTGAAGGTGGTGCTCAAGCGCCGGCCGGTGTTCCGAGGCCGCGTGGTGGCCGATGACGGAACGCCGGTGAAGCGCTACCGCCTGGACGAGCACGACATCTCCACGCCGGATGGGCGCTTCGAGGTCTCCCTGCCAGTGGCAGGGGAGCAGGTCATGGTCTCGGTGGACGCCCCAGGCTACGAGCCGATGATGGTGGAGCGGCCCGTGGCGCCGGATCTCGGGGACCTGGTGCTGCAGCGCGCGCCCACGCTCTCCGGGCTGGTGCGAGACGAGGGCGGCGCGCCAGTGGCGGACGCGGTGGTGACGTGCGAGGTGTGCGACGAGTCCGTGCTCTCGGGGCCGGATGGGCGCTTCTCCATCGCCAGTCCGCCGTACGTGGTGCAGTACTCGGTGTCGGCGCGCAAGGGCCGCCTGAGCGCGACGGAGACGCTGAGCCGGGGAAACACGTCGACCCTGGTGCTGACGCTGCGTCCGGCGACGCGGGTGAGCGGCACGGTGTACCTGCCGGGCGGACAGCCCGCGCCGGGCTACCAGCTGGACGGGGTGAACACCGAGCGCGGCGATGCGGTCGTCGTGGTGACGGGGCCGGACGGGCAGTACAGCGTGGACATGGCGCCGGGCAGCTACCGCTTCATGCTCGGGGAGGATCGCGAGTTCGCCGGAGAGCCCGCGCTGCTGGTGCGCGTCGAGGGCCCGTCGATGCGCCTGGACTTCGGAGCGGCGCCGGGCTCGGGCTCGCTCACGGTGACAGTCAAGCCCGAGCGAGGCAAGGCGCTCTGGGTGGTGGCGGGGGATTCGCCTCCGGTCAACTCTCCGCTGGAGCTGATGCGCTCGCGCTATGCGCAGATGGTCTACCAGCCGCGCTCGGAGCGGGTGACGCTGCAGGGCCTGCCGCCGGGGCGCTACACGGTGGTGTGGGCGAGCTTCCACGCCGAGGCGCCCGAGGGGCCCATGGTCCGCACGGTGGAGATCCCCGGGGCGCAGGAAGTCTCCATGGTGCGCTGA
- the coaBC gene encoding bifunctional phosphopantothenoylcysteine decarboxylase/phosphopantothenate--cysteine ligase CoaBC, translating into MDASVLQGRRVIVGVGGGIAAYKACELVRELQRAGAQVRVAMTEAAKQFVTPLTFQALSGHPVLTDYFDPNQEGNFGHLDLARWAELFVVAPATADLIARIRAGMAGDAVTTSLLAFKGPVVLAPAMNVAMWQNALTQQNVAALVADPRFTFAGPDAGLLACGDVGAGRLTEVKEIVAEAAARIGQGPLTGKKVLLTAGPTREFLDPVRFISNPSTGKMGLALAEAARKLGAKVTVVLGPVGAVDRTGLEVVDVVSAEDMAREVLSRVEAVDWFIASAAVSDWRPETRAPQKVKKGESPEVLKLVRTPDVLAEASKKVAGAPRRPLLVGFAAETERVLEHAREKLERKNLDAIVANDVTVPGAGFGTDTNRVTVLSRTGVRKDLEGTKLQVAQGILELLLSLPPAVPGSGR; encoded by the coding sequence ATGGACGCATCGGTTCTGCAGGGCCGCCGGGTCATCGTGGGAGTCGGCGGAGGCATCGCGGCGTACAAGGCGTGCGAGCTCGTGCGCGAGCTGCAGCGAGCAGGCGCTCAGGTGCGCGTCGCCATGACGGAGGCGGCGAAGCAGTTCGTCACGCCGCTGACCTTCCAGGCGCTCAGCGGGCACCCGGTGCTCACGGACTATTTCGATCCGAACCAGGAAGGAAACTTCGGGCACCTGGACTTGGCGCGCTGGGCGGAGCTGTTCGTCGTGGCTCCGGCGACAGCGGACCTCATCGCGCGCATCCGGGCGGGGATGGCGGGGGACGCGGTCACCACGTCGCTGCTGGCCTTCAAGGGCCCGGTGGTGCTGGCTCCGGCGATGAACGTGGCGATGTGGCAGAACGCGCTGACGCAGCAGAACGTGGCGGCGCTGGTGGCGGATCCGCGCTTCACGTTCGCGGGGCCGGACGCGGGGCTGCTGGCCTGCGGAGACGTGGGAGCGGGACGGCTCACGGAGGTGAAGGAGATCGTCGCCGAGGCGGCGGCGCGGATAGGCCAAGGGCCTCTGACGGGCAAGAAGGTGCTGCTGACGGCGGGCCCCACGCGCGAGTTCCTGGATCCGGTGCGGTTCATCTCGAATCCCTCGACAGGGAAGATGGGGCTGGCGCTGGCGGAGGCGGCTCGGAAGCTGGGCGCGAAGGTGACGGTGGTGCTGGGGCCGGTGGGGGCAGTGGATCGCACGGGCCTCGAGGTGGTGGACGTGGTGAGCGCCGAGGACATGGCGCGCGAGGTGCTCTCTCGGGTGGAGGCGGTGGACTGGTTCATCGCCTCGGCGGCGGTGAGCGACTGGCGGCCGGAGACGCGGGCCCCGCAGAAGGTGAAGAAGGGCGAATCCCCCGAGGTGCTCAAGCTGGTGCGCACGCCGGATGTGCTCGCGGAGGCCTCGAAGAAGGTGGCGGGAGCGCCGAGGCGGCCGCTGCTGGTGGGCTTCGCCGCGGAGACGGAGCGGGTGCTGGAGCACGCCCGGGAGAAGCTGGAGCGCAAGAACCTGGACGCCATCGTCGCCAACGACGTGACGGTGCCCGGCGCGGGCTTCGGGACGGACACCAACCGGGTGACGGTGCTCTCCCGTACAGGGGTACGGAAAGACCTGGAGGGCACCAAGCTCCAGGTGGCGCAGGGGATTCTGGAACTGCTGCTGAGCCTCCCTCCGGCCGTGCCTGGGAGCGGCAGGTGA
- a CDS encoding uracil-DNA glycosylase — translation MSDPRDSAEELDEAVEDLRRHLLWQEETGGRALLVDAAKLSAERSASLRAMMPPRGAKAPAAPESPAAPESAAAPEAPAPHPAPMPARSLAPEAPARAPAASRAEPPAAASKGMLFDVPQQAPPYPGPLPGVVEGQRPMLDEIRRELGDCRRCKLCTGRKNIVFGVGNPRAELVFVGEGPGEQEDLQGVPFVGPAGELLTKMIQAMGFSRDQVYICNVVKCRPPGNRNPEPDEITACEPFLRSQLLALQPKVIVALGKFAAQTLLRDSTPITRLRGQWREYQGVKLMPTFHPAYLLRSPAEKKKAWEDLQQVMKIFGKQPGSRT, via the coding sequence GTGAGCGACCCGCGCGACTCCGCCGAAGAACTGGATGAAGCTGTCGAGGACCTGCGCCGCCACCTCCTATGGCAGGAGGAGACAGGCGGCCGGGCACTGCTCGTAGACGCGGCCAAGCTGTCGGCCGAGCGCTCGGCTTCCCTCCGGGCGATGATGCCTCCTCGGGGGGCCAAGGCCCCTGCCGCTCCCGAGAGCCCTGCGGCTCCGGAATCTGCCGCTGCTCCGGAGGCCCCCGCGCCTCATCCGGCTCCCATGCCTGCCCGCTCGCTGGCTCCCGAGGCCCCTGCCAGAGCCCCGGCTGCCTCCCGAGCGGAGCCTCCCGCTGCGGCGAGCAAGGGGATGCTCTTTGACGTGCCGCAGCAAGCGCCGCCGTACCCAGGCCCGTTGCCGGGCGTGGTGGAGGGCCAGCGCCCCATGCTGGACGAGATCCGGCGCGAACTCGGGGACTGCCGGCGCTGCAAGCTGTGCACGGGGCGCAAGAACATCGTGTTCGGGGTGGGCAACCCGCGGGCGGAGCTGGTCTTCGTGGGCGAGGGCCCGGGAGAGCAAGAGGACCTGCAGGGGGTGCCCTTCGTCGGCCCAGCGGGTGAGCTGCTGACGAAGATGATCCAGGCGATGGGGTTCTCGCGGGATCAGGTCTACATCTGCAACGTGGTGAAGTGCCGGCCGCCGGGCAACCGCAACCCGGAGCCGGACGAGATCACCGCGTGCGAGCCGTTCTTGCGCTCGCAGTTGTTGGCGCTGCAGCCCAAGGTGATCGTGGCGCTGGGGAAGTTCGCAGCACAGACGTTGCTGCGGGACTCCACGCCGATTACGCGGCTGCGGGGGCAGTGGCGGGAGTACCAGGGGGTGAAGCTGATGCCCACCTTCCACCCGGCGTACCTCCTCCGGAGCCCGGCTGAGAAGAAAAAGGCCTGGGAAGATTTGCAGCAGGTGATGAAGATCTTCGGTAAGCAACCCGGCTCCCGCACCTGA
- a CDS encoding alpha/beta hydrolase, whose translation MKGVLETRELPSPALESNPLADVARRQLRVYLPPGYNEGSQRYPTVYFLHAFSNSGASWTNVSAFGLNALDRLDGLIEAGTIPPVIGVFPDGWTALGGSQWINSDAIGRYRDYVAKDVLGFVDRTYRTLPKAASRAVVGHSSGGYGALVMGRYHPELFSHLGSHAGDCYFEYCYLPDLPKAAGALLKAGGVEAWYQDFKKRSRETKPRSDDFTVINVLAMAAAYSPKKGEPLNLELPFDPQTGRLKLDVWNRWLVHDPVRFVPKFLDAFKKMKSVFLDCGTRDEFNLRWGTRMLAEEFKASGAELCHEEFEDSHSGVTYRFERSLGFLVPRMARE comes from the coding sequence ATGAAGGGAGTACTCGAGACGCGCGAGCTGCCATCGCCCGCGCTGGAGTCGAACCCGCTGGCGGACGTCGCTCGCCGGCAGCTGAGGGTGTACCTGCCGCCGGGGTACAACGAGGGCAGCCAGCGCTACCCCACCGTGTACTTCCTGCACGCCTTCTCCAACAGCGGCGCCTCGTGGACGAACGTGTCAGCGTTCGGGCTCAACGCGCTGGACCGGCTGGACGGGTTGATCGAGGCCGGGACGATTCCTCCGGTGATTGGCGTGTTCCCGGACGGGTGGACGGCGCTGGGCGGGAGCCAGTGGATCAACAGTGACGCGATTGGGCGCTACCGGGACTACGTGGCCAAGGACGTGCTGGGCTTCGTGGACCGCACGTACCGGACGCTGCCGAAGGCGGCCTCGCGGGCGGTGGTGGGGCACAGCTCGGGCGGGTACGGAGCGCTGGTGATGGGGCGCTACCACCCGGAGCTGTTCAGCCACCTGGGGAGCCACGCGGGCGACTGCTACTTCGAGTACTGCTACCTGCCGGATCTGCCCAAGGCGGCGGGGGCGCTGCTGAAGGCGGGCGGGGTGGAGGCCTGGTACCAGGACTTCAAGAAGCGCTCACGGGAGACGAAGCCGCGGAGTGACGACTTCACGGTGATCAACGTGCTGGCGATGGCGGCGGCGTACTCGCCGAAGAAGGGCGAGCCGCTGAACCTGGAGCTGCCGTTCGATCCGCAGACGGGGCGGCTGAAGCTGGACGTGTGGAACCGGTGGCTGGTGCACGATCCGGTGCGGTTCGTGCCGAAGTTCCTGGATGCGTTCAAGAAGATGAAGTCGGTATTCCTCGACTGCGGGACGCGGGACGAGTTCAACTTGCGCTGGGGCACGCGCATGCTGGCCGAGGAGTTCAAGGCAAGCGGCGCGGAGCTGTGCCACGAGGAGTTCGAGGACTCGCACTCGGGGGTGACGTACCGGTTCGAGCGCTCGCTGGGGTTCCTGGTTCCGCGGATGGCGCGGGAGTGA
- a CDS encoding L-erythro-3,5-diaminohexanoate dehydrogenase, producing the protein MISDPYGLSRVVGEKGVLPQRARKLEPSLPCREAELLIDVESLNIDAASFKQIKDDVGAEPAKIAARIQEIVRERGKMQNPVTGSGGMLLGRVKEIGPKHPARGTLKVGDRIATLVSLSLTPLVIEEIKAVHVEIDRVDIRGHAILFASGIYAKLPSDMPDTLALAALDVCGAPALVARYVKPGMTVAVLGAGKSGALCLAQARKDLKGQGKVLALDISEKALAALSGIGLCDTALKVDATQAVDVMEAVSQATGGALCDLVVNCASVGNTEMASILSVKDGGTVIFFSMATSFTAAALGAEGVGKDVTMLVGNGYAPGHADLTLDLLRSEPALRKLFETRYV; encoded by the coding sequence ATGATTTCCGATCCCTACGGACTGAGCCGCGTTGTCGGTGAGAAGGGCGTGCTGCCGCAGCGGGCGCGCAAGCTGGAGCCGTCGCTGCCGTGTCGCGAGGCGGAACTGCTCATCGACGTGGAGAGCCTCAACATCGACGCGGCGTCCTTCAAGCAGATCAAGGACGACGTGGGTGCAGAGCCCGCGAAGATCGCGGCGCGCATCCAAGAGATCGTGCGCGAGCGCGGCAAGATGCAGAACCCGGTGACGGGCTCGGGCGGCATGTTGCTGGGGCGGGTGAAGGAGATCGGGCCGAAGCACCCGGCTCGAGGGACGCTGAAGGTGGGCGACCGGATCGCGACGTTGGTGAGCCTGTCGCTGACGCCGCTGGTGATCGAGGAGATCAAAGCGGTGCACGTGGAGATCGACCGGGTGGACATCCGGGGGCACGCGATCCTGTTTGCGTCGGGGATCTACGCGAAGCTGCCGTCGGACATGCCGGACACGCTGGCGCTGGCGGCGCTGGACGTGTGCGGGGCTCCGGCGCTGGTAGCGCGGTACGTGAAGCCAGGGATGACGGTGGCGGTGCTGGGAGCGGGGAAGAGCGGGGCACTGTGCCTGGCGCAGGCGCGGAAGGATCTGAAGGGGCAGGGGAAGGTGCTGGCGCTGGATATCTCGGAGAAGGCGCTGGCGGCGCTGTCCGGGATTGGTCTGTGCGACACGGCACTGAAGGTGGACGCGACACAGGCGGTGGACGTGATGGAGGCGGTGTCGCAGGCGACGGGCGGAGCGTTGTGCGATCTGGTGGTGAACTGCGCCTCGGTGGGGAACACGGAGATGGCCTCGATCCTGTCGGTGAAGGATGGGGGCACGGTGATCTTCTTCTCCATGGCCACGAGCTTCACGGCGGCGGCGCTGGGGGCGGAGGGGGTGGGCAAGGACGTCACGATGCTGGTGGGCAACGGCTACGCGCCCGGCCACGCGGACCTCACGCTGGACCTGTTGCGCTCCGAACCCGCTCTCCGCAAGCTCTTCGAGACGCGCTACGTCTGA
- a CDS encoding addiction module protein has product MSRVTFSEFLHLSPAERIQLAEDLWDSVAAHPEQVATPPEQLAELQRRLAELDENPESGESWDEVKARLLKSL; this is encoded by the coding sequence ATGTCGCGGGTCACCTTTTCAGAGTTCCTCCACTTGAGTCCTGCCGAGCGCATCCAGTTGGCCGAGGACCTCTGGGACAGCGTCGCGGCTCACCCGGAGCAGGTGGCGACGCCTCCCGAGCAGCTTGCCGAACTTCAGAGGCGTCTGGCGGAGCTGGACGAGAATCCAGAGTCGGGCGAGTCCTGGGATGAAGTCAAAGCGCGCCTGCTCAAGTCCCTGTGA